The following coding sequences lie in one Nitrospira sp. genomic window:
- a CDS encoding MBL fold metallo-hydrolase, whose product AHLSQQNNRPELARAALAGVLGCAQDWVGLATQEDGFGWRDLS is encoded by the coding sequence CGCCCACCTCTCGCAGCAGAACAACCGGCCGGAGCTGGCGCGCGCCGCGCTGGCCGGCGTGCTGGGCTGTGCGCAGGACTGGGTCGGGCTGGCCACCCAGGAAGACGGTTTCGGCTGGCGCGACCTGAGCTAG